In Mangifera indica cultivar Alphonso chromosome 1, CATAS_Mindica_2.1, whole genome shotgun sequence, a single genomic region encodes these proteins:
- the LOC123220996 gene encoding uncharacterized protein LOC123220996 isoform X1 codes for MVSESANPFKGFSGMRIGVGWRLYLFLLPLLFFLPYLLSVLELHKNSIVEDLPKKNRKKFDHLVLGPAAGQGLPNRLQCQGIKALNKTHFSASSHVASVGDRISFVTVFTIYNTSLDINADGRAINLLSVGNASYSKTERSMAILNVFINFIEVTMPLSDVIILTDPASDLSVHRKGVTIYPIEGEYSRERLMLQRIRSYITFLERKLEEHSQGRRHINHYIFTDSDIAVVDDLGHIFQNHPNFHLALTFRNNKDQPLNSGFIAVRGTPDGILRTKVFLQEVLSIYGSKYMNASRMLGDQLALAWVVKSHASFDTRRFTKAQAFVEEIGGASVLFLPCATYNWTPPEGAGQFHGMPLDVKVVHFKGSRKRLMLESWNFLSSSNLSDMLCLILASGRTKYDF; via the exons ATGGTTTCTGAGTCGGCAAATCCTTTTAAAGGTTTTTCAGGAATGAGAATAGGTGTTGGATGGCGCCTTTACCTTTTCTTACTCCCACTACTCTTCTTTCTTCCTTATCTGTTATCAG TTCTTGAATTGCACAAAAACTCTATTGTAGAAGATCTGCCCAAGAAAAATAGGAAGAAGTTTGATCATCTGGTTCTTGGGCCTGCTGCTGGTCAAGGGTTGCCTAATCGTTTGCAATGCCAAG GCATCAAGGCTCTCAACAAGACCCATTTTTCAGCCTCTTCTCACGTTGCAAGTGTTGGAGATAGAATTTCTTTTGTCACTGTTTTCACAATTTATAACACCTCACTTGATATCAACGCGGACGGTAGAGCAATAAACTTGCTTTCTGTTGGAAATGCTTCTTATAGTAAGACAGAGAGGTCAATGGCTATATTGAATGTGTTCATTAACTTCATTGAA GTGACAATGCCCCTAAGTGATGTAATCATTCTAACTGATCCTGCTTCAGATCTCTCAGTGCACAGAAAAGGGGTCACCATATATCCAATAGAGGGTGAATATTCTCGAGAAAGGTTGATGCTCCAAAGAATCAGGTCTTACATT ACCTTTCTAGAAAGAAAGCTTGAGGAGCATTCTCAGGGGCGAAGGCATATAAATCATTACATCTTCACTGACTCAGATATAGCTGTGGTTGATGACTTGGGTCATATATTTCAAAACCACCCAAACTTCCATCTGGCACTAACTTTCAGGAACAACAAGGATCAACCTCTGAATTCTGGATTTATAGCTGTTAGAGGCACCCCTGATGGGATTTTAAG GACAAAGGTATTTCTTCAGGAAGTATTAAGCATTTATGGTTCCAAATACATGAATGCTTCGAGAATGCTTGGTGATCAGTTAGCTCTTGCTTGGGTTGTCAAGTCTCATGCATCTTTTGATACAAGGAGATTCACCAAAGCACAGGCCTTTGTTGAAGAAATCGGTGGTGCTTCTGTGCTATTTTTACCTTGTGCTACATACAATTGGACTCCGCCTGAGGGTGCAGGCCAATTTCATGGCATGCCCTTGGATGTTAAG GTTGTTCATTTTAAGGGATCGAGGAAACGCCTAATGCTTGAGTCTTGGAATTTCTTAAGTTCTTCTAACCTTTCGGATATGTTATGTCTCATCCTGGCGAGTGGAAgaacaaaatatgatttttga
- the LOC123220996 gene encoding uncharacterized protein LOC123220996 isoform X2 produces the protein MRIGVGWRLYLFLLPLLFFLPYLLSVLELHKNSIVEDLPKKNRKKFDHLVLGPAAGQGLPNRLQCQGIKALNKTHFSASSHVASVGDRISFVTVFTIYNTSLDINADGRAINLLSVGNASYSKTERSMAILNVFINFIEVTMPLSDVIILTDPASDLSVHRKGVTIYPIEGEYSRERLMLQRIRSYITFLERKLEEHSQGRRHINHYIFTDSDIAVVDDLGHIFQNHPNFHLALTFRNNKDQPLNSGFIAVRGTPDGILRTKVFLQEVLSIYGSKYMNASRMLGDQLALAWVVKSHASFDTRRFTKAQAFVEEIGGASVLFLPCATYNWTPPEGAGQFHGMPLDVKVVHFKGSRKRLMLESWNFLSSSNLSDMLCLILASGRTKYDF, from the exons ATGAGAATAGGTGTTGGATGGCGCCTTTACCTTTTCTTACTCCCACTACTCTTCTTTCTTCCTTATCTGTTATCAG TTCTTGAATTGCACAAAAACTCTATTGTAGAAGATCTGCCCAAGAAAAATAGGAAGAAGTTTGATCATCTGGTTCTTGGGCCTGCTGCTGGTCAAGGGTTGCCTAATCGTTTGCAATGCCAAG GCATCAAGGCTCTCAACAAGACCCATTTTTCAGCCTCTTCTCACGTTGCAAGTGTTGGAGATAGAATTTCTTTTGTCACTGTTTTCACAATTTATAACACCTCACTTGATATCAACGCGGACGGTAGAGCAATAAACTTGCTTTCTGTTGGAAATGCTTCTTATAGTAAGACAGAGAGGTCAATGGCTATATTGAATGTGTTCATTAACTTCATTGAA GTGACAATGCCCCTAAGTGATGTAATCATTCTAACTGATCCTGCTTCAGATCTCTCAGTGCACAGAAAAGGGGTCACCATATATCCAATAGAGGGTGAATATTCTCGAGAAAGGTTGATGCTCCAAAGAATCAGGTCTTACATT ACCTTTCTAGAAAGAAAGCTTGAGGAGCATTCTCAGGGGCGAAGGCATATAAATCATTACATCTTCACTGACTCAGATATAGCTGTGGTTGATGACTTGGGTCATATATTTCAAAACCACCCAAACTTCCATCTGGCACTAACTTTCAGGAACAACAAGGATCAACCTCTGAATTCTGGATTTATAGCTGTTAGAGGCACCCCTGATGGGATTTTAAG GACAAAGGTATTTCTTCAGGAAGTATTAAGCATTTATGGTTCCAAATACATGAATGCTTCGAGAATGCTTGGTGATCAGTTAGCTCTTGCTTGGGTTGTCAAGTCTCATGCATCTTTTGATACAAGGAGATTCACCAAAGCACAGGCCTTTGTTGAAGAAATCGGTGGTGCTTCTGTGCTATTTTTACCTTGTGCTACATACAATTGGACTCCGCCTGAGGGTGCAGGCCAATTTCATGGCATGCCCTTGGATGTTAAG GTTGTTCATTTTAAGGGATCGAGGAAACGCCTAATGCTTGAGTCTTGGAATTTCTTAAGTTCTTCTAACCTTTCGGATATGTTATGTCTCATCCTGGCGAGTGGAAgaacaaaatatgatttttga
- the LOC123227821 gene encoding disease resistance protein RPV1-like, which yields MAASSSSSGISLEEKYDVFLSFRGEDTRLGFTSHLYSALTKRNVRAFLDDQLIRGEHINPSLLNAIERSKIAVIVFSPGYASSTWCLEELVQIVRCKKEQGQIVIPVFYHVEPRHVRRQSGSFGDEFAKLEERFMEQADQWRTALTEVATLSGWDSDVVRHEAVLVQQIASDVYDKLNYLSPVKDKELVGVKKHIDKIESLLCIGSKDVFTVGIWGTVGVGKSTVASVIYRRVYGQFDRYCFIDNVRQRAQRSGLISLREEILSSITFVDKNSPVSTKEKSGSKKVFMVFDDVKQSGQIEFLIGGLDLFGPGSRIVIITRQEKVLTDCRVDKIYKVEGLLHAEALMLFNSYAFGDHNPGERYSELSTRVIVHAKGVPFILKILGCFLSGKRPQDWESTLNIIEGIPNVTFPKILKICYDGLEGREKKIFLDIASLLNGVDKDLVERTLQARNNFPPEKGINALANKHLITITNNKVVMHDLLQKTGREIVWHKCSKITPSHL from the exons ATggctgcttcttcttcttcttctggaaTTTCCCTTGAGGAGAAGTACGATGTTTTCCTTAGTTTTAGAGGCGAGGATACCCGCCTTGGTTTTACCAGTCATCTCTACTCAGCTTTGACTAAGAGAAATGTTAGAGCTTTTCTTGATGACCAACTTATCAGAGGAGAGCATATAAACCCGTCTCTTTTGAATGCAATTGAAAGATCAAAGATTGCAGTTATCGTTTTTTCCCCAGGTTATGCCTCTTCCACATGGTGCCTTGAAGAACTTGTACAGATTGTTAGATGCAAGAAAGAACAAGGGCAGATTGTAATACCAGTGTTTTATCATGTCGAGCCTAGACATGTAAGGAGGCAATCGGGGTCTTTTGGGGATGAATTTGCCAAGCTTGAAGAGCGGTTTATGGAACAGGCAGATCAATGGAGGACTGCTTTGACAGAAGTAGCCACCCTATCGGGCTGGGATTCAGACGTCGTCAG ACATGAAGCTGTACTTGTACAACAGATTGCGAGTGACGTTTATGATAAGCTTAATTATCTATCGCCAGTGAAAGATAAGGAACTGGTTGGTGTGAAAAAACACATTGACAAAATCGAATCTCTCTTATGCATTGGATCGAAAGACGTTTTCACGGTGGGAATTTGGGGCACTGTTGGAGTAGGGAAGTCTACCGTTGCTAGTGTTATTTACCGCAGAGTCTATGGGCAGTTTGACAGGTATTGCTTCATTGATAATGTTCGGCAACGGGCACAGAGAAGTGGACTAATTTCACTACGCGAAGAAATTCTGTCATCAATCACATTCGTAGACAAAAATTCTCCAGTTTCGACGAAGGAAAAGTCTGGCAGCAAGAAGGTTTTCATGGTTTTTGATGATGTGAAACAATCTGGTCAAATAGAATTTTTAATCGGGGGTCTTGATTTGTTTGGTCCAGGAAGTCGAATTGTCATAATAACTAGACAAGAAAAAGTGCTGACAGATTGTAGAGTGGACAAAATTTACAAGGTTGAGGGATTATTGCATGCTGAAGCTCTTATGCTTTTCAATTCGTATGCCTTTGGAGATCACAATCCCGGGGAACGTTATTCGGAGCTGTCAACAAGGGTAATAGTTCATGCTAAGGGTGTTccatttattcttaaaattttgggTTGCTTTCTCTCTGGAAAGAGGCCACAAGATTGGGAAAGTACACTCAATATAATTGAGGGAATTCCTAATGTAACTTTCccgaaaatattaaaaatttgttatgatGGATTAGAAGGTCGagagaaaaagatatttttagatattgcgTCCTTATTGAATGGTGTGGACAAAGATCTCGTCGAAAGAACTCTGCAGGCTAGGAATAATTTCCCACCAGAGAAGGGGATCAATGCCCTTGcaaataaacatttaataaCCATTACCAACAATAAAGTGGTAATGCATGATTTGTTACAAAAGACTGGTCGAGAAATTGTCTGGCATAAATGCTCTAAAATTACACCCAGCCATTTGTGA